One genomic region from Scomber scombrus chromosome 19, fScoSco1.1, whole genome shotgun sequence encodes:
- the LOC134000596 gene encoding mitochondrial basic amino acids transporter isoform X1 — MALDFAAGCIGGAAGVLVGHPFDTVKVRLQVQNVDKPLYRGTIHCFQSIIRQESMLGLYKGIGSPMMGLTFINAIVFGVQGNAMRKLGRDTPLNQFLAGASAGAIQCVICCPMELAKTRMQLQGTGEKKSKKKMYKNSLDCLVRIYRREGIRGINRGMTTTLIRETPGFGVYFLAYDTLTRSLGCEPEDPYMIPKLLFSGGMSGIASWLSTYPVDVIKSRLQADGVGGVNKYNGIMDCVRQSIKKEGLRVFTRGLTSTLLRAFPVNATTFATVTLFLIYMRDGEECSIQDSEPQAVALQPLQPQAQPTSM, encoded by the exons ATGGCATTGGACTTCGCTGCAGGATGCATAGGAG GTGCTGCTGGTGTTTTGGTCGGACATCCATTTGACACAGTGAAG GTGCGACTTCAAGTTCAAAATGTGGACAAACCTTTGTACCGGGGGACAATACACTGCTTCCAATCCATCATACGCCAGGAGTCG ATGCTTGGTCTTTACAAAGGCATCGGCTCTCCAATGATGGGCCTGACCTTCATCAACGCCATAGTTTTTGGTGTGCAGGGCAACGCCATGCGGAAGCTCGGCAGGGACACACCGCTCAACCAATTCCTGGCTGGAGCCTCAGCAGGAGCCATCCAGTGTGTCATATGCTGCCCCATGGAGCTGGCCAAGACACGCATGCAGCTGCAGGGGACTGGCGAAAAGAAGTCGAAGAAGAAGATGTACAAGAACTCCTTGGACTGTCTGGTAAGAATCTACAGGAGGGAGGGAATCCGAGGTATCAATCGCGGCATGACGACCACCCTGATCCGTGAGACGCCAGGGTTCGGTGTGTACTTTCTCGCTTATGACACGTTGACGCGTTCCCTGGGTTGTGAGCCGGAAGACCCATACATGATCCCAAAGCTGTTGTTTTCTGGTGGAATGTCTGGGATCGCTTCCTGGCTCTCCACCTATCCCGTAGACGTGATCAAGTCCCGTCTGCAGGCGGACGGGGTCGGTGGTGTCAACAAGTACAACGGCATAATGGATTGTGTGAGACAGAGCATAAAGAAGGAAGGCTTGAGGGTGTTCACACGTGGACTCACATCCACTCTGCTCCGCGCGTTCCCAGTGAACGCTACCACATTTGCCACTGTGACTCTATTCTTAATATACATGCGTGACGGAGAAGAGTGTAGCATTCAGGACTCAGAGCCACAGGCTGTCGCGCTGCAACCTTTGCAGCCACAGGCACAGCCGACCAGCATGTAA
- the LOC134000596 gene encoding mitochondrial basic amino acids transporter isoform X2 — MLGLYKGIGSPMMGLTFINAIVFGVQGNAMRKLGRDTPLNQFLAGASAGAIQCVICCPMELAKTRMQLQGTGEKKSKKKMYKNSLDCLVRIYRREGIRGINRGMTTTLIRETPGFGVYFLAYDTLTRSLGCEPEDPYMIPKLLFSGGMSGIASWLSTYPVDVIKSRLQADGVGGVNKYNGIMDCVRQSIKKEGLRVFTRGLTSTLLRAFPVNATTFATVTLFLIYMRDGEECSIQDSEPQAVALQPLQPQAQPTSM; from the coding sequence ATGCTTGGTCTTTACAAAGGCATCGGCTCTCCAATGATGGGCCTGACCTTCATCAACGCCATAGTTTTTGGTGTGCAGGGCAACGCCATGCGGAAGCTCGGCAGGGACACACCGCTCAACCAATTCCTGGCTGGAGCCTCAGCAGGAGCCATCCAGTGTGTCATATGCTGCCCCATGGAGCTGGCCAAGACACGCATGCAGCTGCAGGGGACTGGCGAAAAGAAGTCGAAGAAGAAGATGTACAAGAACTCCTTGGACTGTCTGGTAAGAATCTACAGGAGGGAGGGAATCCGAGGTATCAATCGCGGCATGACGACCACCCTGATCCGTGAGACGCCAGGGTTCGGTGTGTACTTTCTCGCTTATGACACGTTGACGCGTTCCCTGGGTTGTGAGCCGGAAGACCCATACATGATCCCAAAGCTGTTGTTTTCTGGTGGAATGTCTGGGATCGCTTCCTGGCTCTCCACCTATCCCGTAGACGTGATCAAGTCCCGTCTGCAGGCGGACGGGGTCGGTGGTGTCAACAAGTACAACGGCATAATGGATTGTGTGAGACAGAGCATAAAGAAGGAAGGCTTGAGGGTGTTCACACGTGGACTCACATCCACTCTGCTCCGCGCGTTCCCAGTGAACGCTACCACATTTGCCACTGTGACTCTATTCTTAATATACATGCGTGACGGAGAAGAGTGTAGCATTCAGGACTCAGAGCCACAGGCTGTCGCGCTGCAACCTTTGCAGCCACAGGCACAGCCGACCAGCATGTAA
- the LOC134000603 gene encoding tryptophan--tRNA ligase, cytoplasmic, producing the protein MTDCQGDGEGAKSPMELYERLTEQGNKVRSLKTAKAEKAEIDTAIQLLLKLKVDYKQMTGQDYKAGSPPSENSVAPDNGPAADGADDDDTVDPWNVSTTNAKGVDYDKLIVRFGSSKVDKELVDRIEKVCGQKPHRFLRRGIFFSHRDMHQVLDAYEKHKSFYLYTGRGPSSEAMHVGHLIPFIFTKWLQDVFDIPLVIQLTDDEKYLWKDLTLEECNRFAVENAKDIIACGFDVNKTFIFSDLDYMGASPEFYRNVVKIQKCVTFNQVKGIFGFTDSDCIGKISFPAIQAAPSFSSSFPQIFRGRKDIQCLIPCAIDQDPYFRMTRDVAPRIGYTKPALLHSTFFPALQGAQTKMSASDANTSIFLTDTPKQIKNKINKHAFSGGKDTVEEHRKHGGNADVDVSFMYLTFFLEDDEQLEKIRQDYTSGALLTGELKKILTETLQPMIAAHQERRKQVTEDTVKQFMTPRPLNVNF; encoded by the exons ATGACAGACTGTCAGGGAGACGGGGAAGGAGCCAAGAGTCCAATGGAGCTTTATGAGAGACTGACAGAACAGGGAAACAAAGTGAGGTCCTTGAAAACAGCTAAAGCTGAGAAA GCTGAAATAGACACTGCTATCCAGTTGTTGCTAAAGTTGAAAGTGGACTACAAACAGATGACAGGTCAGGATTACAAAGCAGGAAGTCCGCCCTCAGAAAACTCCGTTGCCCCTGACAACGGGCCAGCAGCAGAtggtgctgatgatgatgacacgGTTGACCCATGGAACGTTTCCACCACCAATGCCAAGGGAGTAGACTACGACAAACTTATTG TGAGGTTTGGCAGCAGTAAAGTTGACAAGGAGCTGGTGGACAGAATAGAAAAGGTCTGTGGACAGAAACCACATCGCTTTCTTCGAAGAGGGATCTTCTTCTCACACAG AGATATGCATCAAGTTCTGGATGCGTATGAGAAGCACAAGTCCTTCTACCTTTACACTGGCAGAGGTCCGTCCTCAGAGGCCATGCACGTTGGCCACCTCATCCCATTCATCTTCACCAA gTGGTTGCAGGATGTGTTTGATATCCCTCTGGTGATCCAGCTGACTGACGATGAGAAGTACCTGTGGAAGGATCTAACACTGGAAGAATGCAATCGCTTTGCTGTGGAAAATGCCAAAGACATCATAGCTTGTGGCTTTGATGTGAACAAGACCTTCATCTTCTCTGACCTCGACTACATGGG TGCATCTCCTGAGTTCTACAGGAATGTGGTAAAGATTCAGAAGTGTGTGACATTCAACCAGGTCAAAGGCATCTTTGGCTTTACAGATAGTGACTGCATCG GAAAGATCAGCTTCCCAGCCATCCAGGCAGCTCCGTCCTTCAGCAGCTCCTTCCCACAGATCTTCAGAGGCAGAAAAGATATACAATGTCTCATCCCCTGTGCCATAGACCAG GACCCCTACTTCAGGATGACCCGCGATGTAGCTCCAAGGATCGGCTATACCAAGCCAGCTCTGCTGCACTCCACTTTCTTCCCCGCCCTGCAGGGGGCTCAGACCAAGATGAGCGCTAGTGACGCCAACACCTCCATCTTTCTCACTGATACACCCAAACAGATCAAAAACAAG ATAAACAAACATGCATTTTCGGGAGGAAAAGACACAGTGGAGGAGCACAGAAAGCATGGTGGTAACGCAGATGTCGACGTCTCCTTCATGTATTTGACCTTCTTCTTGGAAGATGATGAACAGCTGGAGAAGATCAGACAG GACTACACAAGTGGAGCTCTTCTAACAGGAGAACTGAAGAAGATTTTGACTGAGACCTTGCAGCCAATGATTGCCGCACACCAAGAGCGACGCAAACAAGTCACAGAAGACACAGTCAAGCAGTTCATGACACCCAGACCTTTAAATGTTAACTTCTAG